One Betaproteobacteria bacterium genomic region harbors:
- the glgX gene encoding glycogen debranching protein GlgX yields the protein MSTVSAIWPGRSYPLGATWNGEGVNFALFSEHAEKVELCLFSADGRRETQRIEVRENTDHVWHCYLPEARPGWLYGYRVHGPYRPEEGHRFNPAKLLLDPYARNIVGGLRWSDAMFCYTIGNRRDDLSFDRRDSARGMPKCKVIDPAFTWDDDRAPGVPWHDMVIYELHVRGFTMLNPHVPEPLRGTYAGLTTAPVIDYLKRLGVTTVELMPVHTFLDDRYLVERGLRNYWGYNTIGFFAPEARYNASGKVNEFKTMVRALHSAGIEVILDVVYNHTAEGNHMGPTLSFRGIDNKSYYRQADEDARYYKDYTGCGNTLDMQHPRVLQLIMDSLRYWVSEMHVDGFRFDLAAALARELHAVDRLGAFFDIIRQDPVLNRVKLIAEPWDLGEGGYQVGNFPLGWAEWNDRYRDTMRAYWKGDEGLIGEFAARLTGSSDLYGRSGRRPFASVNFITAHDGFTLHDLVSYNDKHNEANGEENRDGHNHNLSWNCGVEGPTDDPEIRELRNRQKRNLLATLLLSQGVPMLLAGDEIGNSQSGNNNAYCQDNPIGWIDWSLEEHNRDLVDFVRRLVALRHRHPAFRRRDFFQGRPLHGGPLKDIVWLRPDGAEMSEEEWQQEFARCLGVLLAGDASDQVDDRGRPVVDRSFVVLFNAHHDDIEFTLPPCIGARQWLQMVDTTEARAAEDPPTFAGNARYPLRGRSLALLTQIRSDRPSESGLRMRRLIGADDEI from the coding sequence ATGAGCACGGTCAGCGCGATCTGGCCGGGGCGCTCGTACCCACTTGGCGCAACCTGGAACGGCGAGGGTGTCAACTTCGCGCTGTTCTCGGAACACGCCGAGAAGGTGGAGCTGTGCCTGTTCAGTGCCGACGGGCGGCGCGAAACCCAGCGCATCGAAGTGCGCGAGAACACCGACCATGTCTGGCATTGCTATCTGCCGGAGGCGCGGCCGGGATGGCTCTACGGCTATCGCGTGCACGGGCCGTATCGGCCGGAAGAAGGCCATCGCTTCAACCCGGCCAAGCTGCTGCTCGATCCCTATGCACGCAACATCGTCGGGGGCTTGCGCTGGAGCGACGCGATGTTCTGCTACACGATCGGCAACCGCCGCGACGATCTTTCCTTCGACCGGCGCGACAGTGCCCGCGGCATGCCCAAGTGCAAGGTGATCGACCCGGCGTTCACCTGGGACGACGACCGCGCGCCCGGTGTCCCGTGGCACGACATGGTGATCTACGAGCTGCACGTGCGCGGCTTCACCATGCTCAATCCGCACGTTCCCGAGCCCTTGCGCGGCACCTACGCGGGACTGACGACCGCGCCGGTGATCGACTACCTCAAGCGGCTGGGCGTCACGACCGTCGAGCTCATGCCCGTGCACACGTTCCTCGACGACCGCTATCTGGTCGAGCGGGGCCTGCGCAACTACTGGGGCTACAACACCATCGGCTTCTTCGCTCCCGAAGCGCGCTACAACGCCTCGGGCAAAGTGAACGAGTTCAAGACCATGGTGCGCGCGCTGCACTCGGCCGGCATCGAAGTCATCCTCGACGTGGTCTACAACCACACCGCCGAGGGCAACCACATGGGGCCGACGCTCTCGTTTCGCGGCATCGACAACAAGTCGTACTACCGGCAGGCGGACGAGGACGCGCGCTACTACAAGGACTACACCGGCTGCGGCAACACGCTCGACATGCAGCATCCGCGCGTGCTGCAGCTCATCATGGATTCGCTGCGGTACTGGGTGAGCGAGATGCACGTCGACGGCTTCCGCTTCGACCTCGCGGCGGCCCTGGCGCGCGAACTGCACGCGGTCGACCGCCTGGGTGCGTTCTTCGACATCATCCGGCAGGACCCGGTCCTGAACCGCGTCAAGCTCATCGCCGAGCCCTGGGACCTCGGCGAAGGCGGCTACCAGGTCGGCAACTTTCCGCTCGGCTGGGCGGAATGGAACGACCGCTATCGCGACACCATGCGGGCCTACTGGAAGGGCGACGAGGGCCTCATCGGCGAGTTCGCCGCGCGCCTGACCGGCTCGAGCGACCTGTACGGCCGCAGCGGCCGCCGGCCCTTCGCCAGCGTCAACTTCATCACCGCGCACGACGGCTTTACGCTGCACGACCTGGTCTCGTACAACGACAAGCACAACGAAGCCAACGGCGAGGAGAATCGCGACGGGCACAATCACAACCTGTCTTGGAACTGCGGCGTGGAAGGTCCCACCGACGATCCCGAGATCCGCGAGTTGCGCAACCGCCAGAAGCGCAATCTCCTCGCCACGCTGCTGCTGTCGCAGGGCGTGCCGATGCTGCTGGCGGGCGACGAGATCGGCAACAGCCAGTCGGGCAACAACAATGCGTACTGTCAGGACAACCCGATCGGCTGGATCGACTGGAGCCTGGAGGAACACAATCGCGATCTCGTGGACTTCGTGCGGCGGCTGGTCGCGCTGCGCCATCGGCATCCGGCGTTTCGCCGCCGCGATTTCTTCCAGGGCCGCCCGCTGCATGGAGGCCCCCTGAAGGACATCGTCTGGCTCAGGCCCGACGGCGCCGAGATGTCCGAGGAGGAATGGCAGCAGGAGTTCGCCCGCTGCCTCGGCGTGCTGCTCGCCGGCGATGCCTCCGACCAGGTCGACGACCGCGGCCGACCGGTGGTCGATCGCTCTTTCGTCGTGCTGTTCAACGCGCACCACGACGACATCGAGTTCACCCTTCCCCCGTGCATCGGAGCCCGCCAATGGCTGCAGATGGTCGACACCACCGAGGCCCGGGCCGCGGAAGACCCGCCGACCTTCGCCGGCAACGCCCGCTATCCCTTGCGCGGGCGCTCGCTGGCGCTGCTGACGCAGATCCGCTCCGACCGCCCGAGCGAAAGCGGTTTGCGCATGCGCCGTCTCATCGGAGCCGATGATGAGATATAG
- the glgC gene encoding glucose-1-phosphate adenylyltransferase — protein sequence MSARNSVLGIVLAGGEGTRLSPLTAERSKPAVPFSGRYRIVDFALSNLVNSGIYSIYVLVQYKSQSLIEHIREAWVLGPTIPSHFITVVPPQMREGQEWFQGTADAVYQNLALIEANDPDVVAVFGADHVYRMDLRQMIDFHLACDADVTVAALPVPLAQATAFGVIDCDASGRIREFVEKPPAPPTMPTDPTRAYASMGNYIFRTRTLIEALVEARDRSGTDFGRDVLPRLIKTQRVFAYDFALNACPGMHSYEEANYWRDVGTIEAYFDATMDTLGAEPRFDLMNPRWPIRSSNYQGPPASFGAARIEDSDIGAGVLIQDATLTRSVVRAGTVVGKNVAIEDSIVFDSCTIGDGARIRRAIIDRHNTIAPGARIGYDRDQDARHYTVTDSGIVIVPLAPLDERHPRFRS from the coding sequence GTGAGCGCGCGCAACAGCGTGCTGGGCATCGTGCTGGCCGGCGGCGAAGGCACCCGGCTCTCTCCCTTGACGGCCGAGCGCTCGAAGCCCGCAGTTCCTTTCAGCGGGCGCTACCGCATCGTCGACTTCGCGCTCTCGAACCTGGTCAATTCGGGCATCTATTCGATCTACGTCCTGGTGCAGTACAAGTCGCAATCGTTGATCGAGCACATCCGCGAGGCGTGGGTGCTGGGTCCGACCATCCCGTCGCATTTCATCACGGTGGTGCCGCCGCAGATGCGCGAGGGCCAGGAATGGTTCCAGGGCACCGCCGATGCCGTCTATCAGAATCTTGCGCTGATCGAGGCGAACGATCCCGACGTGGTGGCGGTATTCGGCGCCGATCACGTGTATCGCATGGACCTGCGGCAGATGATCGATTTCCATCTCGCCTGCGATGCCGACGTGACGGTGGCCGCATTGCCGGTGCCGCTCGCGCAAGCCACGGCCTTCGGCGTGATCGACTGCGATGCGAGCGGCCGCATCCGCGAGTTCGTCGAGAAGCCGCCTGCCCCGCCCACGATGCCGACCGACCCCACGCGCGCGTACGCCTCGATGGGCAACTACATCTTCCGCACCCGCACCCTGATCGAGGCGCTGGTCGAGGCTCGCGACCGCAGCGGCACCGATTTCGGCCGCGACGTGCTGCCGCGGCTGATCAAGACGCAGCGCGTATTCGCCTACGATTTCGCGCTGAATGCATGCCCCGGCATGCATTCCTACGAGGAAGCGAACTACTGGCGCGACGTGGGCACCATCGAGGCCTATTTCGACGCCACCATGGATACGCTCGGCGCCGAGCCGCGGTTCGATCTCATGAATCCGCGCTGGCCCATTCGCTCGAGCAACTACCAGGGTCCGCCGGCAAGCTTCGGCGCCGCGCGTATCGAGGACAGCGACATCGGCGCGGGCGTGCTCATCCAGGATGCCACGCTCACACGCAGCGTCGTCCGTGCCGGCACCGTGGTCGGCAAGAACGTCGCGATCGAGGATTCGATCGTGTTCGATTCGTGCACCATCGGCGACGGCGCGCGCATCCGCCGCGCCATCATCGATCGGCACAACACCATCGCGCCCGGCGCGCGCATCGGCTACGACCGGGATCAGGATGCGAGGCACTACACGGTCACCGACTCGGGAATCGTGATCGTGCCGCTGGCGCCGCTCGATGAGCGCCATCCCCGCTTCCGCTCATGA